The Methanothrix soehngenii GP6 genome has a window encoding:
- a CDS encoding DUF7839 domain-containing protein, with the protein MANVLQSKRESSRFQILVEIAAHQPNLRQKEVANKLGVTPQAISEYIKELVVDGLVTTDGRMRYSITKEGVEWLLESAAELKRYARVVMEEIISHVSVWTAIAESDLVEGESVSLEMRGGLLYANKKEKIEASGIVIASASEGEDVGISDLRGLISLEEGRITLCKVPRVQAGGSRGVDLEVLKGLLSEERMVGCLGIEALVALKKAGRKPDVLFGAKEFAVEAAYHGVSSLVVSVDEQIPGLLTRLESEGLKYELIDLTLG; encoded by the coding sequence ATGGCCAATGTATTGCAGAGCAAGAGGGAAAGCTCTCGTTTTCAGATTCTGGTTGAGATTGCTGCCCATCAGCCCAACCTCCGCCAAAAGGAGGTGGCAAACAAGCTTGGTGTCACCCCTCAGGCGATCTCCGAGTACATCAAAGAGCTGGTGGTAGACGGCCTGGTAACTACAGACGGCCGCATGCGCTACAGCATCACCAAAGAGGGCGTGGAGTGGCTGCTGGAGAGCGCTGCTGAGCTGAAGCGATATGCTCGGGTTGTGATGGAGGAGATCATCAGCCATGTGTCCGTCTGGACGGCGATAGCTGAATCCGATTTGGTCGAGGGAGAGAGTGTCTCCTTGGAGATGAGAGGCGGCCTATTGTATGCCAACAAAAAAGAAAAGATCGAGGCCAGCGGGATTGTCATTGCCAGTGCCAGCGAAGGGGAGGATGTGGGCATCTCAGACTTGCGGGGATTGATAAGCCTGGAGGAGGGGAGGATAACCCTATGCAAGGTTCCGCGAGTGCAAGCAGGCGGATCGAGAGGGGTTGACCTGGAGGTTTTGAAAGGCCTGCTCTCAGAGGAGAGGATGGTGGGGTGCCTGGGAATTGAGGCCCTGGTGGCTCTGAAGAAGGCCGGCAGGAAGCCGGATGTGCTCTTCGGTGCCAAGGAGTTCGCGGTGGAGGCGGCATACCATGGAGTCAGCTCTCTGGTGGTGAGCGTGGACGAGCAGATCCCCGGCCTTTTAACTCGCCTGGAGTCCGAGGGCCTGAAGTACGAGCTCATAGATCTCACTCTTGGCTGA
- a CDS encoding ArsR family transcriptional regulator, which yields MTGKRTRIINDPSDLVPLLQAFGSAVHKKIFDELSREWRTERELAGLFGDDAGVHRSVALLRKSGLIETKWRVPEPGESPEKEYHSTYSRIQANFQATMEDLSELISLTFMSDEELREVTEKLQKMVNGGNNSLSNLSRELGLSQVFIRGVAKRAEGLAVRGQRIEPYEEDF from the coding sequence GTGACTGGAAAAAGGACGCGGATCATTAATGATCCATCAGATCTGGTTCCATTATTGCAGGCCTTCGGCTCAGCCGTTCATAAGAAGATATTCGATGAGCTAAGCCGGGAATGGCGAACTGAGCGGGAGCTAGCTGGCCTTTTCGGCGATGACGCTGGCGTCCACAGAAGCGTAGCCCTTCTGCGCAAGAGTGGCCTGATAGAGACGAAGTGGAGGGTGCCTGAGCCCGGGGAGAGCCCAGAGAAAGAGTATCATTCCACCTACTCTCGCATCCAGGCCAACTTCCAAGCCACCATGGAGGATCTGAGCGAGCTGATCAGCCTTACTTTTATGTCCGATGAGGAGCTGAGGGAGGTAACTGAGAAGCTGCAGAAGATGGTTAATGGAGGCAACAACTCGCTTTCTAATCTTTCCCGGGAGCTGGGACTCAGTCAGGTATTCATTCGTGGCGTGGCCAAGAGGGCAGAAGGACTGGCGGTGCGAGGACAGCGGATAGAGCCTTATGAAGAGGATTTCTGA
- a CDS encoding beta-CASP ribonuclease aCPSF1 gives MSVEEVLFELKRKVQSKLPPDINVTGLEFEGPELVIYTDDPKKVADDGEIIRNLAKELRKRVVVRPDLKVLADPESAIIKIQEVVPKEAVLTNYHFDGETGEVQIEAEKPGLVIGRHGATLREITKLIGWTPKVVRTPPVRSSTIANIKDYLRSVQSERKNILRTVGRKIHRDIASKDQWVRITTLGGCREVGRSCMLLSTPESRIIIDCGINVGSDDSATPYLYVPEVYPLNQIDAVVLTHAHLDHAGLVPMLYKYGYEGPIYCTPPTRDLFVLLQLDYIEIAGREGNRLPYDSGMIREALKHTITLNYGDVTDIAPDTKLTMHNAGHILGSSIAHFHIGDGLYNVAFTGDYKFERTRLFDPAVCNFPRLETLVTEATYGGTNSIQPSRKEAEVNLIKVVKETINRGGKVVIPAFSVGRSQEVMVVLEEAIRKKVIDEVPVCLDGMIYEATAIHTTYPEYLNNDLRDLIFHKGINPFLAECFVQVESPKQRTEIVEGPPCVILATSGMLNGGPVIEYLKRLGPDEKNTLVIVGYQAEGTLGRRIQKGWKEVPLSVDGKTQTVKINLEVTTVDGFSGHSDRQQLMEYLRRIYPKPGRVLTNHGEEGNCLDLASSIYKRYRIPTMAPMNLETIRLI, from the coding sequence TTGTCGGTAGAAGAAGTACTTTTTGAGCTCAAACGCAAGGTTCAGAGCAAACTGCCCCCGGACATCAACGTCACGGGGCTGGAGTTCGAGGGTCCGGAGCTGGTCATCTACACCGATGACCCCAAGAAGGTGGCTGATGACGGCGAGATCATAAGGAACCTCGCCAAAGAGCTTCGCAAAAGAGTGGTGGTCCGGCCGGACCTGAAGGTATTGGCAGATCCTGAATCTGCCATAATAAAGATCCAGGAGGTCGTGCCCAAAGAGGCAGTCCTCACCAACTACCACTTCGACGGCGAGACCGGTGAGGTGCAGATCGAGGCGGAGAAGCCCGGGCTAGTGATCGGCCGCCATGGTGCCACCCTGCGGGAGATCACAAAGCTGATCGGCTGGACGCCGAAGGTGGTCAGAACCCCGCCGGTTAGATCTTCGACCATCGCTAATATCAAGGATTACCTGCGCAGCGTGCAGAGCGAGAGAAAAAACATCCTGCGCACAGTGGGCAGGAAGATCCACCGTGATATTGCTTCCAAGGACCAGTGGGTCAGAATAACCACCTTAGGCGGCTGTCGGGAGGTGGGCAGAAGCTGTATGCTCCTCTCCACCCCAGAGTCCCGTATTATCATCGACTGCGGAATAAATGTGGGATCGGATGACTCAGCCACCCCATACCTCTATGTACCTGAGGTCTATCCCTTGAACCAGATCGATGCGGTGGTCCTGACCCATGCTCACCTGGACCATGCAGGCCTTGTTCCCATGCTCTATAAGTACGGCTATGAGGGCCCCATCTACTGCACTCCACCTACCAGGGATCTTTTCGTTCTATTGCAGCTGGATTACATCGAGATCGCGGGCAGGGAGGGGAACCGTCTTCCCTATGACTCAGGAATGATTCGCGAGGCGCTTAAGCATACCATCACCCTCAACTATGGAGACGTTACCGACATTGCTCCCGATACCAAGCTGACTATGCACAACGCCGGGCACATCCTGGGCTCGTCCATCGCCCATTTCCATATCGGTGACGGCCTATATAATGTGGCCTTTACTGGAGACTATAAGTTCGAGAGAACCAGGCTCTTCGATCCGGCGGTCTGCAACTTCCCCCGCCTGGAGACCCTGGTGACCGAGGCCACCTACGGGGGGACGAACAGCATCCAACCCTCTCGCAAGGAGGCGGAGGTCAATCTGATCAAAGTGGTAAAGGAGACCATCAACCGGGGCGGCAAGGTTGTAATCCCCGCTTTCTCTGTTGGCCGCAGCCAGGAGGTGATGGTGGTCTTAGAGGAGGCGATCAGAAAGAAGGTGATCGATGAGGTGCCGGTCTGCCTGGACGGCATGATCTACGAGGCCACCGCCATTCATACTACATACCCGGAGTACCTCAATAACGATCTTCGGGATCTTATATTCCATAAAGGAATCAATCCATTCCTAGCGGAGTGCTTTGTCCAGGTGGAGTCTCCCAAGCAGAGGACGGAGATAGTCGAAGGGCCGCCTTGCGTTATACTGGCGACGAGCGGCATGCTCAATGGCGGACCGGTGATCGAGTATCTCAAGCGCCTGGGGCCGGATGAGAAGAATACCCTAGTCATCGTCGGCTATCAGGCAGAGGGAACCCTTGGAAGACGGATTCAGAAGGGATGGAAAGAGGTCCCGCTATCAGTCGACGGAAAGACCCAGACGGTGAAGATCAACCTGGAGGTTACAACAGTCGATGGCTTCTCCGGTCACTCCGATCGCCAGCAGCTCATGGAGTACCTGAGGCGCATATATCCCAAGCCCGGCCGGGTTCTAACCAACCATGGCGAGGAGGGCAACTGTCTGGATCTGGCCAGCTCCATCTACAAGAGATACCGGATTCCCACCATGGCTCCCATGAACCTGGAAACCATCAGGCTGATCTGA
- the psmB gene encoding archaeal proteasome endopeptidase complex subunit beta yields MVEVFKGTTTVGVLCDGGVVLASESRATMGSFIASSQAKKIYQIDDLVGMTTAGGVGDAQSLVRMVQVEARLYKMQRGEGLTVKAVTTMLANILSSRRYYPFMVQLIMGGVDRYGPRIYSLDALGGQIEERRIVATGSGSPVAYGVLEAMYKPGISVEDGTVLAARAIHNALKRDSASGDKIELVRITDKYEEVGEPEYSEIMNLI; encoded by the coding sequence ATGGTCGAGGTGTTCAAAGGTACAACTACGGTAGGTGTACTCTGTGATGGAGGTGTAGTCCTTGCATCGGAGAGCCGTGCTACCATGGGCAGCTTCATAGCCAGCAGCCAGGCCAAGAAGATCTATCAGATCGACGACCTGGTGGGTATGACCACTGCCGGAGGTGTAGGTGATGCCCAGTCTCTTGTCCGGATGGTTCAGGTGGAGGCCAGGCTCTATAAGATGCAAAGAGGCGAAGGATTGACGGTCAAGGCCGTCACAACCATGCTCGCCAATATTCTCTCATCCAGACGCTACTATCCTTTTATGGTTCAGCTCATCATGGGCGGTGTGGACAGATACGGCCCCAGGATTTACTCTTTGGATGCCCTGGGAGGTCAGATCGAAGAACGGAGGATTGTCGCTACTGGCTCCGGATCTCCGGTCGCTTATGGCGTATTGGAGGCCATGTACAAGCCGGGTATCAGCGTCGAGGATGGAACTGTTCTGGCGGCTAGGGCAATTCATAACGCTTTGAAGCGAGATTCCGCTTCTGGTGATAAGATCGAGCTCGTTAGGATTACAGATAAATATGAGGAGGTAGGCGAGCCGGAGTATTCGGAGATTATGAATCTCATTTAA
- a CDS encoding DUF63 family protein, producing the protein MIDLADWIYRYYIHPIIYDTSYNPVDTITWAVVLGLAILGLVKLFRHYRLAIDERLVLSTLPYILAGSSLRVIEDAEIVQPPWSYLLITPLIFFLVFLVTAGSLTLTRRILGDQFHHGYAAIGLAWTLFNLMLLFGVGLENGWVIGAVFALGSALTGGLLLSRRAIPSLSFLDDRFNLMIVYAHMLDASSTYLGVDWFGYYEKHVVPTFLIDLAGTAAVMYPLKLIVLLPALFMIDKAIDDRSLRNLTKLALITLGLAPAVRNTLRLALGV; encoded by the coding sequence GTGATCGATTTAGCAGACTGGATATATAGGTACTACATCCACCCCATCATTTATGATACGAGCTACAACCCAGTGGACACGATCACCTGGGCGGTGGTGCTGGGCCTGGCGATACTGGGACTGGTGAAGCTCTTTCGCCACTATCGTCTGGCGATCGATGAGCGGCTGGTCTTATCTACCCTGCCCTACATCCTGGCGGGCTCGAGCTTGAGGGTGATCGAGGACGCGGAGATCGTGCAACCGCCCTGGAGCTATCTATTAATCACTCCCCTCATATTCTTCCTGGTCTTCCTGGTCACTGCCGGATCTCTGACCCTCACCAGAAGGATTCTGGGGGACCAATTCCATCACGGCTACGCCGCCATAGGCCTTGCCTGGACCCTTTTCAATCTCATGCTGCTTTTCGGGGTGGGCCTGGAGAACGGCTGGGTCATTGGGGCAGTATTCGCCCTGGGCTCCGCCCTGACTGGAGGCCTGCTCCTCTCTCGCCGCGCCATACCTAGCCTATCCTTTTTGGATGACAGGTTTAACCTCATGATCGTCTATGCCCATATGCTCGATGCCAGCTCCACCTACCTGGGAGTGGACTGGTTTGGCTACTACGAAAAGCATGTCGTCCCCACGTTCCTCATCGATCTGGCAGGAACAGCGGCGGTCATGTACCCACTGAAGTTGATCGTGCTCCTGCCCGCCCTTTTTATGATCGATAAGGCCATCGATGACCGATCCCTGAGAAACCTCACCAAGCTGGCCCTGATCACCCTGGGCCTGGCCCCGGCGGTGAGAAACACCCTGCGGCTGGCGCTGGGCGTTTGA
- a CDS encoding ISAzo13-like element ISMco6 family transposase has protein sequence MDNEADYGPFLKALSGADPIQARRFAAAKALELGWGGVSKVSAITGFSRTTINKGIQELESNEDLKPPERLRKPGGGRKRVADREPNLLNDLEKIMEESTAGDPMSLLKWTYKSTYAIAEELQSRGHKVSHDTVRRLLKESGYSLQANRKNLEGKSGPERDTQFRYVSSQAAKFIDAGDPVISVDAKKKELVGNYKNSGRTWRQKGQPELVNVYDFPSKAIGAAIPYGVYDPKRNEGVVNIGKSHNTAEFAVESIRQWWNLVGKYRYAGCKNLLICADGGGSNGSRNRGWKFFLQQLADEIGITITVSHFPPGTSKWNKIEHCMFSFISMNWRGKPLSSYETIIKLIGSTKTKKGLRIEARLDDRDYETGIKILDEDMARLKISVHELYPMWNYSIEPRLTTSK, from the coding sequence ATGGACAACGAAGCAGACTATGGACCATTCTTAAAAGCCTTATCCGGTGCAGATCCTATCCAGGCAAGGCGTTTTGCAGCTGCGAAGGCTCTTGAGCTTGGATGGGGTGGTGTCTCAAAAGTCTCTGCCATAACCGGATTTTCGCGTACTACTATCAATAAGGGCATTCAAGAGCTTGAGAGCAACGAAGATCTGAAGCCACCCGAAAGGCTCCGCAAGCCGGGTGGTGGTCGAAAACGAGTTGCAGATAGAGAGCCAAACCTATTGAACGACCTAGAAAAAATAATGGAAGAGAGTACAGCAGGCGACCCAATGAGTCTTCTCAAATGGACATATAAATCAACCTATGCCATAGCCGAAGAACTGCAATCGAGAGGTCATAAAGTAAGTCATGATACAGTGAGACGGCTATTGAAGGAAAGCGGCTACTCGCTTCAAGCCAATCGAAAAAACCTAGAAGGTAAGTCAGGTCCAGAGAGAGATACTCAATTCCGCTATGTCAGTAGTCAAGCCGCCAAGTTCATTGATGCAGGTGATCCTGTAATTTCTGTAGATGCAAAGAAAAAGGAACTCGTCGGCAACTACAAGAATTCAGGCAGGACTTGGAGGCAAAAAGGACAACCAGAACTGGTTAATGTGTATGATTTCCCATCCAAAGCGATTGGAGCCGCTATCCCTTATGGGGTTTATGATCCTAAAAGAAACGAAGGGGTCGTTAATATCGGAAAGAGCCACAATACCGCAGAATTTGCCGTTGAGAGCATCAGACAATGGTGGAATTTAGTTGGAAAATATCGCTATGCAGGATGCAAAAATTTGCTCATTTGCGCGGATGGTGGTGGGAGCAACGGAAGCCGAAACAGGGGATGGAAGTTCTTTTTGCAGCAATTGGCTGATGAAATTGGAATAACCATTACGGTTAGTCATTTTCCACCTGGGACGAGCAAGTGGAATAAGATCGAGCATTGCATGTTCTCATTTATAAGCATGAATTGGCGAGGAAAGCCTTTATCCAGCTATGAAACCATTATCAAGCTAATCGGATCAACTAAGACAAAGAAGGGGCTAAGGATAGAGGCTCGATTAGATGACCGAGATTATGAAACGGGAATAAAGATATTGGACGAGGATATGGCGCGATTGAAAATTAGTGTACATGAATTATATCCCATGTGGAACTATTCAATAGAACCACGTCTAACTACATCAAAATAG
- a CDS encoding tetratricopeptide repeat protein → MRQQLGCEYLTWLEKTPLEALHQGEREHRSIPLLMEHSLKQVSDPARACLGVTGILALQPFEAEIMDIALEISADDANRSLGELVDFGLLIRPDTRYQITHALAHTYARAWLTSPDSALTRLAEYYEDFIREQMQRGQTRYALLDSQRDHILAVRSACNRAGLWEAARTITWAIEEYLDLQGHGTERVAVVKAGLEASRSDEARYDEASFLNLLGLAYARLGEPRKAIEHYEQALKISREIGYRRGEANTHWNMSLAQDSLGKRSDAVGLAKEALAIYEQIESLYAGRVRQQLAEWQQ, encoded by the coding sequence TTGCGTCAACAACTTGGTTGCGAGTATCTTACCTGGCTGGAGAAGACGCCTCTGGAAGCTCTGCATCAGGGAGAGCGAGAGCATCGGAGCATCCCTCTCTTGATGGAGCACAGCCTCAAGCAGGTGAGCGATCCAGCTCGAGCCTGTCTGGGGGTAACGGGAATTCTGGCCTTGCAACCTTTCGAGGCCGAAATCATGGATATCGCTCTGGAGATATCCGCTGATGATGCGAATCGCAGCCTGGGGGAGCTGGTCGATTTCGGTCTCCTGATCCGCCCTGATACTCGCTACCAGATAACTCATGCATTGGCTCATACCTATGCCAGGGCCTGGCTGACTTCGCCAGACAGTGCACTGACCAGGCTGGCGGAGTACTATGAGGATTTCATCCGTGAGCAGATGCAGCGAGGACAGACGCGCTATGCTCTCCTGGACTCCCAAAGAGATCACATCCTGGCAGTGCGGTCAGCTTGTAATAGGGCCGGATTGTGGGAAGCTGCACGCACCATTACCTGGGCTATTGAGGAATATCTGGACCTGCAAGGGCATGGGACGGAAAGGGTTGCCGTGGTTAAGGCGGGACTGGAGGCATCTCGTTCCGATGAAGCGCGGTATGACGAAGCTTCGTTTCTGAATCTTCTGGGCCTGGCCTACGCCCGCCTGGGCGAGCCGCGAAAAGCCATCGAGCACTATGAGCAGGCCCTGAAGATCAGCAGGGAGATCGGATACAGGAGGGGCGAAGCAAACACCCACTGGAATATGAGCCTGGCGCAAGACAGCCTCGGCAAACGATCCGATGCGGTGGGGCTGGCGAAAGAAGCGCTGGCTATCTACGAGCAGATCGAGAGCCTCTACGCGGGGCGGGTGCGTCAGCAGCTGGCGGAGTGGCAGCAATAG
- a CDS encoding type II toxin-antitoxin system HicB family antitoxin codes for MEKLHLPILVEIDENGLYIVSCPLFKGCHSWGETIDEAMKNISEVVDMCLEETEIGSFNTFVGFRELEVVHNAKATCD; via the coding sequence ATGGAAAAGCTGCACTTGCCAATCCTAGTCGAGATCGATGAAAACGGCTTATACATAGTTAGCTGCCCGCTCTTTAAGGGATGTCACTCCTGGGGGGAGACCATAGATGAAGCCATGAAGAACATTTCCGAGGTTGTCGATATGTGTCTGGAAGAGACCGAGATAGGCAGCTTCAATACATTTGTCGGTTTCAGAGAGCTGGAAGTCGTTCATAATGCAAAAGCTACCTGCGATTGA
- a CDS encoding type II toxin-antitoxin system HicA family toxin has protein sequence MQKLPAIDSQDLLRFLKALGFIVIRTKGSHVRLRSEDGRLTTVPIHSNREIPKGLLRKIIREDLEMSLEEFLDLYMDSRKE, from the coding sequence ATGCAAAAGCTACCTGCGATTGATTCCCAGGATCTTTTGAGGTTCCTGAAGGCTCTTGGATTCATCGTCATCCGAACAAAGGGCTCCCATGTCCGACTCCGTTCAGAAGATGGTCGGTTAACTACAGTCCCGATTCATAGCAATAGGGAGATACCCAAGGGACTTTTGCGTAAAATAATACGAGAAGATCTGGAGATGAGCCTGGAGGAGTTCCTGGATCTGTATATGGATTCAAGGAAGGAATGA
- a CDS encoding nucleotidyltransferase family protein translates to MEFEKPAFRNFMNLSFCLEDLFGRKADLVTVKGLHPRIRPYVEKDVIMV, encoded by the coding sequence GTGGAGTTTGAAAAGCCTGCCTTCCGCAACTTCATGAACCTTTCCTTTTGCCTGGAAGATCTCTTCGGAAGAAAGGCGGATCTTGTCACCGTCAAGGGGCTGCACCCACGCATCCGGCCATATGTGGAGAAGGATGTGATAATGGTCTGA